A genome region from Struthio camelus isolate bStrCam1 chromosome 26, bStrCam1.hap1, whole genome shotgun sequence includes the following:
- the MOB3A gene encoding MOB kinase activator 3A, with protein MSHALKQVFNKDKTFRPKRKFEPGTQRFELHKKAQASLNAGLDLKVAVQLPPGEEQNDWVAVHVVDFFNRINLIYGTISDYCTEQSCPVMSGGPKYEYRWQDEHKYRKPTALSAPQYMNLLMDWIEVQINNEDIFPTNVGTPFPKNFLPVVKKILSRLFRVFVHVYIHHFDRITQMGSEAHVNTCYKHFYYFVKEFNLIDTKELEPLKEMTSRMCH; from the exons atgtcCCATGCTTTAAAGCAGGTGTTCAATAAAGACAAAACCTTCCGGCCCAAACGCAAGTTTGAGCCGGGGACTCAGCGGTTTGAGCTGCACAAGAAGGCTCAGGCCTCTCTCAATGCTGGCCTGGACTTGAAAGTTGCCGTCCAGCTGCCACCAGGGGAGGAGCAGAACGACTGGGTGGCAGTGCACGTGGTGGACTTCTTCAATCGCATCAACCTGATATACGGCACCATCAGTGACTATTGCACAGAGCAGTCCTGCCCAGTCATGTCTGGGGGTCCCAAGTACGAATACAGATGGCAGGACGAGCACAAGTACCGGAAACCCACGGCGCTCTCTGCTCCCCAGTACATGAACCTCCTGATGGACTGGATTGAGGTACAGATCAACAACGAGGACATCTTTCCCACTAATGTTG GTACTCCGTTTCCTAAGAACTTTCTCCCGGTGGTGAAGAAAATTCTCTCCAGGCTCTTCCGGGTCTTTGTCCACGTCTACATCCACCACTTTGACAGGATCACCCAGATGGGGTCGGAAGCCCATGTGAACACCTGCTACAAGCACTTTTACTACTTTGTGAAAGAGTTCAATCTAATAGACACCAAGGAGTTGGAACCACTG AAGGAAATGACCTCCCGGATGTGCCACTGA